A genomic stretch from Erigeron canadensis isolate Cc75 chromosome 9, C_canadensis_v1, whole genome shotgun sequence includes:
- the LOC122582606 gene encoding protein NRT1/ PTR FAMILY 7.2-like → MACLNMLKMRKVDEKVAKKNEECTLDGSVDRKGQPAIRARTGSWFAAILILVNQGLATLAFFGVGVNLVLFLTRVMGQDNAEAANNVSKWTGTVYLFSLLGAFLSDSYWGRYKTCAIFQAIFVVGLISLSLSTYIFLVKPEGCGDESTPCGKHSSFAMAMFYVSIYLIALGNGGYQPNIATFGADQFDEDHPNEGHGKVSFFSYFYLALNLGSLFSNTILGYFEDKGVWALGFWASAGSAIVALILFLVGTPRYRHFEPTGNPLSRFCQVMVASIRKWKVEIPSDGDELYETDGKENPNNGSRNILHTNGFKFLDRAAVITSKENSVEINDIDNKSPWRLCTVTQVEEVKCILRLLPIWLCTILYSVVFTQMASLFVEQGAAMKTNIANFHIPPASMSSFDILSVAAFIFIYRRVLDPLVARVKKSPCPKGLTELQRMGVGLVIAILAMIVAGTVEHFRLKYKDNDCTNCEGSSSTLSIFWQVPQYVLIGASEVFMYVGQLEFFNGQAPDGLKSFGSALCMTSISLGNYVSSLLVTIVMKISKGDNMPGWIPGNLNKGHLDNFYYLLAVLTSADFVVYLLVANWYKYIKFEGRSEKLEGCQHV, encoded by the exons GCCAACCAGCTATTCGTGCAAGAACTGGATCATGGTTTGCTGCGATCCTCATACTCG TGAACCAAGGGCTAGCCACACTAGCATTTTTCGGAGTAGGTGTGAACTTGGTTCTGTTTCTGACTAGAGTCATGGGTCAAGACAATGCCGAAGCGGCAAACAACGTTAGTAAATGGACCGGAACTGTCTACCTCTTTTCGCTCTTAGGCGCCTTCCTCAGTGATTCATATTGGGGACGTTACAAAACATGTGCCATCTTCCAGGCTATTTTTGTTGTG GGATTAATATCATTATCACTCTCAACATACATATTCTTGGTAAAACCCGAGGGATGCGGCGATGAAAGTACTCCATGTGGGAAGCACTCGAGCTTTGCGATGGCTATGTTTTATGTATCAATATATCTAATTGCTCTTGGAAATGGAGGATATCAACCAAATATAGCCACATTTGGTGCTGACCAGTTTGATGAGGATCACCCAAATGAAGGACATGGGAAAGTGTCATTCTTTAGCTACTTTTACTTGGCACTAAATCTTGGATCACTTTTTTCAAACACTATATTGGGGTATTTTGAAGATAAAGGGGTGTGGGCATTGGGGTTTTGGGCATCTGCGGGTTCTGCAATTGTCGCGTTGATCTTGTTTCTTGTCGGTACACCACGGTATAGACATTTTGAACCCACTGGGAATCCTTTGTCTAGATTTTGCCAAGTTATGGTTGCTTCAATCAGGAAATGGAAAGTTGAGATCCCTTCTGATGGTGATGAGTTATATGAAACTGATGGTAAAGAAAATCCCAATAATGGCAGCAGAAATATTCTTCATACCAATGGATTCAA GTTCTTGGACAGAGCGGCCGTCATCACTTCAAAGGAGAACTCGGTTGAGATTAATGATATCGATAACAAAAGCCCATGGCGCCTTTGTACAGTGACCCAAGTCGAAGAAGTAAAATGCATTCTAAGACTCCTTCCAATTTGGCTATGCACAATACTCTATTCCGTAGTATTCACCCAAATGGCGTCTTTGTTTGTCGAACAAGGAGCTgccatgaaaacaaacattgCAAACTTCCACATTCCTCCAGCAAGCATGTCAAGCTTTGACATCCTTAGTGTTGCagcatttattttcatttacagACGAGTGCTTGACCCGTTAGTGGCCCGTGTCAAAAAATCACCTTGTCCAAAAGGACTAACCGAGCTTCAAAGAATGGGAGTTGGCCTTGTGATAGCCATATTAGCAATGATAGTAGCAGGCACTGTAGAACACTTCAGATTAAAATATAAGGACAACGATTGCACCAATTGTGAAGGGTCGTCGAGCACTTTGAGTATTTTTTGGCAAGTACCACAATACGTGCTTATTGGAGCTTCAGAGGTTTTTATGTATGTCGGACAACTGGAGTTCTTTAATGGGCAAGCGCCCGACGGGCTAAAAAGCTTTGGAAGCGCGCTATGTATGACATCAATTTCGCTTGGGAACTATGTTAGTAGTCTGCTTGTGACAATTGTGATGAAGATTTCTAAAGGTGACAATATGCCTGGATGGATTCCTGGAAATCTGAACAAGGGTCATTTGGACAACTTTTATTACTTATTAGCTGTTTTGACAAGTGCTGATTTTGTGGTCTACTTGTTAGTGGCAAATTGGTATAAGTACATCAAGTTTGAAGGGAGAAGTGAAAAATTAGAAGGCTGCCAACATGTTTGA